In one Methanobrevibacter arboriphilus genomic region, the following are encoded:
- a CDS encoding PIN domain-containing protein, protein MIPFQFNVDIIDELEKAFPSYKLATTKFIINELVGLKKNLKGKNRVAAGIGLKIAKSGVVEIKDVSLNKDESVDDALIRISKVLATNDIELKKRARKKGIPVVYLRQKKYVVFDGYLE, encoded by the coding sequence ATGATTCCCTTTCAGTTCAATGTTGATATAATAGATGAACTTGAAAAAGCTTTTCCTTCTTATAAATTAGCTACTACAAAATTTATAATAAATGAGTTGGTTGGTTTAAAGAAAAATTTAAAAGGCAAAAATAGGGTTGCAGCAGGAATTGGTCTTAAAATAGCCAAATCTGGAGTTGTTGAGATAAAAGATGTTTCTTTAAATAAAGACGAATCTGTTGATGATGCTTTAATTAGAATTTCGAAAGTTTTAGCAACAAATGATATTGAACTAAAAAAAAGAGCAAGAAAAAAAGGCATACCTGTTGTTTATTTGCGTCAAAAGAAATATGTTGTCTTTGATGGGTATTTGGAATAG
- a CDS encoding inorganic diphosphatase, with protein MNLWTELNPGSEFPEVINTVIEIPKGSRNKYEYDKDMEAFALDRVLYSSVVYPADYGFIPQTVYDDGDPMDIMVLMEQPTFPGCVIASKPIGIMGMIDGGDKDYKILAVPVDDPKFKDINDISDVPSHILDEIAEFFKTYKNLEGKEVEVLNWDNAEMAKKEAIRSIELYKEKY; from the coding sequence ATGAATTTATGGACTGAATTAAATCCCGGATCTGAATTTCCTGAAGTAATAAATACGGTAATCGAAATTCCTAAAGGATCAAGAAACAAGTATGAATATGATAAAGATATGGAAGCTTTTGCTTTAGATAGAGTTTTGTACTCTTCAGTAGTTTATCCTGCTGATTATGGATTTATTCCTCAAACTGTTTATGATGATGGGGATCCTATGGATATTATGGTATTAATGGAACAACCAACTTTTCCAGGTTGTGTTATTGCTTCAAAACCAATTGGAATAATGGGGATGATTGATGGTGGAGACAAAGATTATAAAATCTTAGCTGTTCCTGTGGATGATCCTAAATTTAAAGATATTAATGATATATCTGATGTTCCATCACATATCTTAGATGAGATTGCAGAGTTCTTTAAAACTTATAAAAATCTTGAAGGTAAAGAAGTGGAAGTTCTTAATTGGGATAACGCTGAAATGGCTAAAAAAGAAGCTATTAGATCTATTGAGTTGTATAAAGAGAAATATTAG
- a CDS encoding DNA-directed RNA polymerase → MYYLTKIEDTVRIPPYKFEDPLEEVAIETLNETYNGRLDKKLGLLVSVNNIEVIGEGKVIMGDGAAYHEVVFNAVFFKPELYEIIDGEVIEIAEFGAFIRIGPMDGLVHVSQVTDDYINYDSKRGALLAKESKKTLEEGNFVRARIVAVSLKGKSTKETRIGLTMRQPNLGRFEWIEDEKNKSKK, encoded by the coding sequence TTGTACTATTTAACAAAAATTGAGGATACTGTGAGAATTCCTCCTTATAAGTTTGAGGATCCTCTGGAAGAAGTAGCTATTGAAACTCTTAATGAGACTTATAACGGCAGACTTGATAAAAAATTAGGTTTGCTTGTTAGTGTTAACAATATAGAGGTCATTGGTGAAGGTAAAGTAATAATGGGCGATGGTGCTGCTTATCATGAGGTAGTTTTCAATGCAGTGTTCTTTAAACCCGAATTATATGAAATAATTGATGGTGAAGTAATTGAAATAGCTGAATTTGGAGCTTTTATTCGTATTGGTCCAATGGATGGTTTAGTTCATGTTTCTCAAGTCACAGACGATTATATTAATTATGATTCTAAAAGAGGAGCATTACTTGCTAAAGAATCTAAAAAAACTCTTGAAGAAGGAAACTTTGTCAGAGCTAGAATTGTTGCTGTTAGTTTAAAGGGTAAATCCACTAAAGAAACTAGGATTGGGCTTACTATGAGACAGCCTAACTTAGGAAGGTTTGAGTGGATTGAAGATGAGAAAAATAAAAGTAAAAAATAA
- the spt4 gene encoding transcription elongation factor subunit Spt4, protein MKACTSCKRISTRERCPVCNNPTSTNWSGLLIIIDPENSDIAKELHIELPGEYALRVR, encoded by the coding sequence ATTAAAGCTTGTACTTCATGTAAAAGAATATCTACTAGAGAACGTTGTCCAGTTTGTAATAACCCTACTTCAACTAATTGGAGTGGTCTTTTAATAATTATAGATCCAGAAAATTCGGATATAGCTAAAGAATTGCATATTGAATTACCTGGAGAATATGCTCTTAGAGTAAGATGA
- a CDS encoding GTP-dependent dephospho-CoA kinase family protein: MIVLILDETDRNKFKKPLGKLYPFFEDALPEIISSKFLISVGDETTNNLHSKNIYPNISIIDNLIQRKIHNNKIIHNNEFNHNENVLFTKNPPGTITDELWETIDLAIKKATNDDVKQLIVVEGEEDLAVLPCIVMAPDNAVVLYGQPNEGLVFLNVFEVKKRANELLKLFKKVDN, encoded by the coding sequence ATAATAGTGTTAATATTAGATGAAACTGATAGGAATAAGTTTAAAAAGCCATTAGGTAAATTATATCCTTTCTTTGAAGATGCTTTACCTGAAATTATTTCATCTAAATTTTTAATATCTGTTGGAGATGAGACTACCAATAATCTTCACAGTAAAAATATTTATCCAAATATTAGTATAATTGATAACTTAATTCAAAGAAAAATTCATAATAATAAAATAATTCATAATAATGAGTTTAATCATAATGAAAATGTTTTATTTACAAAGAATCCTCCAGGAACTATCACTGATGAACTATGGGAAACCATAGATCTAGCTATCAAAAAAGCAACAAATGATGATGTAAAACAATTAATTGTTGTAGAAGGGGAAGAAGATCTTGCAGTTCTTCCATGTATTGTTATGGCTCCTGATAATGCGGTTGTTTTATATGGACAACCTAATGAAGGATTAGTATTTTTAAACGTTTTTGAAGTAAAAAAAAGAGCTAATGAGCTACTTAAATTGTTCAAAAAAGTAGATAATTGA
- a CDS encoding 30S ribosomal protein S24e: MEIDILNKKENKVLDRTEVKFDCIYSGEATPKLLDVKSKLVALLDSKKDLIVVDSLQPHYGQTKASGYAKIYGSIESLENIETEHVLAKNKEVEVVEDDESEESE; encoded by the coding sequence ATGGAAATTGACATTTTAAATAAGAAAGAAAATAAAGTATTAGATAGAACTGAGGTTAAATTTGATTGTATTTATTCTGGTGAGGCTACACCTAAATTATTAGATGTTAAAAGTAAGTTAGTAGCTTTATTAGATTCTAAAAAAGATTTAATTGTGGTTGATTCACTTCAACCTCATTATGGTCAAACTAAAGCTTCTGGCTATGCAAAGATTTATGGTTCAATTGAAAGTTTGGAAAATATTGAAACTGAACATGTATTAGCTAAAAATAAAGAAGTTGAAGTTGTTGAAGATGATGAATCTGAAGAATCAGAATAA
- a CDS encoding 30S ribosomal protein S27ae, whose product MKKSTLYEVDGDKLKRKNPFCPRCSGGVFMADHGDRYACGKCGYTEIKNKD is encoded by the coding sequence ATGAAAAAATCTACACTTTACGAAGTTGATGGTGATAAATTAAAAAGGAAAAATCCGTTTTGTCCTCGTTGTTCTGGTGGTGTATTTATGGCTGATCATGGTGATAGATATGCTTGTGGAAAATGTGGATATACTGAGATTAAAAACAAAGATTAA